The window gagggacggagaaactgggtgtggggatggagggagaatATCGGATggagagagagccagagggagGCGCAGTGTGCCTCCCAGTCAGCCAGAGATGTGAAGAGGAAGCTGTACGTTAATATCACGGCGGCGATGTTCCTGACGTTTAAGTGTGGTGGGATTGAAGAGTCAAACAGGCCTTTGACATTGCCTATTTTCTAATTTgtgtggctgtctgtgtgtgtgtgtgagagcgtgtgtgagagtgtgtgcctgcgtgtgagagcgtgtgtctgtgtgtgagcgtgtgtctgcgtgtgtgtgagcgtgtgtgagagcgtgtggctgcgtgtgtgagagcgtgtggctgcgtgtgtgagagcgtgtggctgcgtgtgtgagagcgtgtggctgcgtgtgagagcgtgtgtctgtgtgtgagagcgtgtgtctgcgtgtgtgtgagcgtgtgtctgcgtgtgtgagagcgtgtggctgcgtgtgtgagagcgtgtggctgcgtgtgtgagagcgtgtggctgcgtgtgtgagagcgtgtggctgcgtgtgtgagagcgtgtggctgcgtgtgtgagagcgtgtggctgcgtgtgtgagagcgtgtggctgcgtgtgtgagagcgtgtggctgcgtgtgtgagagcgtgtggctgcgtgtgtgagagcgtgtggctgcgtgtgtgagagcgtgtggctgcgtgtgtgagagcgtgtggctgcgtgtgtgagagcgtgtggctgcgtgtgtgagagcgtgtggctgcgtgtgtgagagcgtgtggctgcgtgtgtgagagcgtgtggctgcgtgtgtgagagcgtgtggctgcgtgtgtgagagcgtgtggctgcgtgtgtgagagcgtgtggctgcgtgtgtgagagcgtgtggctgcgtgtgtgagagcgtgtggctgcgtgtgtgagagcgtgt is drawn from Mustelus asterias unplaced genomic scaffold, sMusAst1.hap1.1 HAP1_SCAFFOLD_2380, whole genome shotgun sequence and contains these coding sequences:
- the LOC144489636 gene encoding uncharacterized protein LOC144489636 — translated: KLSCVGESLSESHNRYSAVSFARRCTHTYRQAHTHARRHTLSHAGTRSHTRRHTLSHTQAHALTHAGTRSHTRRHTLSHTQAHALTHAGTRSHTRRHTLTHTQAHAHTHAGTRSHTQAHALTHAATRSLTRSHTLSHTQPHALTHAATRSHTRSHTLSHTQPHAHTHAATRSHTQPHAHTRSHTLSHTQPHALTHAATRSHTRSHTLSHTQPHALTHAATRSHTRSHTLSHTQPHALTHAATRSHTRSHTLSHTQPHALTHAATRSHTRSHTLSHTQPHALTHAATRSHTRSHTLSHTQPHALTHAATRSHTRSHTLSHTQPHALTHAATRSHTRSHTLSHTQPHALTHAATRSHTRRHTLTHTQTHALTHRHTLSHAATRSHTRSHTLSHTQPHALTHAATRSHTRSHTRRHTLTHRHTLSHAGTHSHTRSHTHTQTATQIRK